The following proteins are co-located in the Dyadobacter chenwenxiniae genome:
- a CDS encoding lysophospholipid acyltransferase family protein codes for MRNAQSMPWREKLRLTASLSRIGSASLSVMTWRLFSHLIYLIFKHIWAYRKKVILKNLAICFPAHSENENAQLADKYYRHLASLIVEPFIVRNIAQKDLAKFINYANPSLIHQLLSERRDIVLMVSHYGNWEYLFSMPLITDSSVLAAYSPVSNGLLNEKLKRLRSRFGIKLIPKANWYRSAVNWRESKPTIFINVADQRPPVAGKNAIEFFGNHTYIQSGAARIAIKRNSAVVYLDVHKRGANKYQFRFNLLVKEAGGMQETEIMKLYYTALEKNIRRQPELWLWSHNRWKFGFCSTLPSKNI; via the coding sequence ATGCGCAACGCCCAATCCATGCCATGGAGAGAGAAGCTGCGGCTTACCGCTTCTCTCTCCCGGATCGGCTCGGCGAGCCTCTCCGTAATGACCTGGCGATTGTTTTCGCATTTGATCTACCTGATTTTCAAACACATTTGGGCTTATCGCAAGAAGGTTATCCTTAAAAACCTGGCAATCTGCTTCCCAGCTCATTCAGAAAATGAGAATGCCCAACTGGCAGACAAATACTACCGGCACCTGGCAAGCCTCATTGTGGAGCCGTTTATAGTCAGGAACATTGCTCAGAAGGATCTTGCCAAGTTCATTAATTACGCTAACCCATCCCTTATTCATCAATTACTTTCGGAAAGAAGGGACATTGTATTAATGGTTTCACACTACGGAAACTGGGAATATTTGTTTTCGATGCCGTTAATAACCGATAGCAGCGTGTTGGCTGCTTATTCGCCGGTTTCGAACGGGTTACTGAACGAGAAATTGAAAAGGCTGAGAAGTCGATTCGGCATCAAGCTCATTCCAAAGGCCAACTGGTATCGTTCAGCTGTAAACTGGCGAGAAAGCAAGCCCACGATTTTTATCAACGTTGCCGATCAGAGACCGCCCGTTGCAGGGAAAAATGCGATTGAGTTTTTTGGTAACCATACGTATATCCAGTCGGGTGCGGCACGCATAGCGATTAAACGAAATAGTGCCGTGGTGTATCTGGATGTACATAAAAGAGGTGCGAACAAATACCAGTTCAGGTTCAATTTGCTCGTAAAAGAAGCGGGAGGAATGCAAGAAACGGAAATTATGAAATTGTATTATACAGCGTTGGAGAAGAATATCAGACGCCAGCCAGAGTTGTGGCTTTGGTCGCATAACCGATGGAAATTTGGTTTTTGCTCAACATTACCATCAAAAAACATATAA
- the alaS gene encoding alanine--tRNA ligase: MTSHQIRQAFLDFFRSKEHLIVPSAPLVAKNDPTLMFNNSGMAQFKDFFLGNGTPPSRRIADTQKCLRVSGKHNDLEDVGFDTYHHTMFEMLGNWSFGDYFKKEAITWAWELLTEVYQLPKDRLYVSVFEGDSKDGVPFDQEAWDLWKPIVGEDRIILGNKKDNFWEMGDTGPCGPCSEIHIDLRPAAEVAEISGKSLVNNDHPQVVEIWNLVFMQFERKADSSLVPLPATHVDTGMGFERLCMAVQNKTSNYDTDVFQNTIQVLETLSGKKYGANNEPFADIAMRVIADHIRAVAFAITDGQLPSNNKAGYVIRRILRRAVRYGYSYLGFQEPFFYKLVAVLADQFKDVFAELKSQEEFVTRVILEEEKSFLRTLESGLKRLDVIVNSLKEKGINTIAGDEVFELSDTFGFPVDLTALIAREKGFQIDEIGFQDALTEQKNRSRQDAAKEATDWIELREADGVEFLGYDFEETHSQIIKYRKVKTKTGEEYHIVLDRTPFYAEMGGQVGDTGVLLLDNGLADGKKTIRIIDTKKENDLFVHISLDKNLDDALRNAGIIVAKIDSERREKIKANHSATHLMLSAMREVLGTHIGQKGSYLNDEVLRFDFSHFAKVTDEELQKIEDRVNEKIREDIALDERRNVPIQQALDQGATATFGEKYGDFVRLIIFDPTYSFELCGGTHIPSTGQIGVFKFISEGSVSAGVRRVEAVTGAKALDIMRHQEETLNKIKDLLKNPTDLVKAVESLLEERNGLQKRIVSLENEKIQSLKSTLVDTMKKHSTFNLIVEKVDVPNADSLKQLSYELRDQIENLIAVFGTEIAGKPQLSVFIAENIVQETGLNAGKIVKDLAKEIRGGGGGQPFFATAGGSDVSGLDAALDKAKGLF; encoded by the coding sequence ATGACCTCGCATCAAATACGTCAGGCTTTTCTTGATTTTTTTCGGAGTAAAGAGCATTTAATTGTGCCTTCTGCACCTTTGGTGGCCAAAAATGACCCTACCCTTATGTTTAACAACTCGGGGATGGCGCAGTTTAAAGACTTCTTTCTAGGCAATGGCACACCTCCTTCCCGCCGCATCGCGGATACTCAGAAATGCCTTCGGGTTTCAGGAAAACACAATGATTTAGAGGACGTTGGCTTTGATACTTATCACCATACGATGTTCGAAATGCTGGGTAACTGGTCTTTTGGTGATTATTTCAAAAAAGAAGCGATTACCTGGGCATGGGAGCTTTTGACAGAGGTTTACCAGCTTCCGAAAGACCGGCTTTATGTGTCCGTTTTCGAAGGAGATTCCAAAGACGGTGTTCCGTTTGATCAGGAAGCCTGGGATCTTTGGAAACCGATCGTGGGCGAAGACCGCATTATTTTAGGGAATAAAAAAGACAATTTCTGGGAAATGGGTGATACAGGTCCTTGCGGCCCGTGCTCGGAAATCCATATCGATTTGCGCCCTGCTGCCGAAGTGGCGGAAATTTCCGGCAAATCGCTGGTTAACAACGATCATCCGCAGGTTGTGGAGATCTGGAACCTGGTTTTCATGCAGTTTGAACGCAAGGCCGACAGCTCACTCGTGCCGCTTCCTGCCACACACGTGGACACAGGAATGGGTTTTGAACGCTTGTGCATGGCGGTTCAGAATAAAACTTCTAACTACGACACGGACGTTTTCCAGAACACCATTCAGGTTTTGGAAACATTATCCGGCAAAAAATACGGTGCTAATAATGAGCCGTTTGCGGACATTGCCATGCGCGTCATTGCAGACCATATCCGGGCGGTTGCATTCGCGATCACGGACGGACAGCTGCCGTCCAATAACAAGGCTGGTTATGTAATCCGCCGGATTTTGCGTCGGGCGGTTCGTTACGGCTATTCTTATTTAGGTTTTCAGGAGCCATTTTTTTACAAACTGGTTGCAGTTTTGGCGGATCAGTTCAAAGATGTTTTCGCTGAGCTGAAATCACAGGAAGAATTTGTGACGCGGGTGATTCTGGAAGAAGAAAAAAGCTTTTTAAGAACGCTTGAATCCGGCTTGAAGCGGCTTGATGTGATTGTTAATTCTTTAAAAGAGAAGGGCATTAACACCATTGCTGGTGATGAGGTTTTTGAACTAAGCGACACATTTGGCTTTCCGGTTGACCTTACCGCACTTATTGCAAGGGAAAAAGGGTTTCAAATTGATGAAATCGGTTTTCAGGATGCATTAACGGAGCAAAAAAACAGATCAAGACAAGACGCTGCAAAAGAAGCGACGGACTGGATTGAACTGCGCGAGGCAGACGGCGTTGAATTCCTGGGCTATGATTTTGAAGAAACACATAGCCAGATCATTAAATATCGTAAGGTAAAGACCAAAACGGGCGAAGAATATCACATTGTCCTGGACCGCACACCTTTCTATGCTGAAATGGGTGGACAGGTTGGGGACACAGGCGTCCTGCTCCTGGATAACGGCCTGGCTGATGGCAAAAAGACGATCAGGATCATTGATACCAAGAAGGAAAACGACCTTTTTGTTCACATTTCCCTTGATAAAAATTTAGACGACGCATTACGAAATGCTGGCATTATCGTTGCCAAAATTGATAGCGAGCGCCGTGAGAAGATCAAGGCTAACCACTCGGCTACGCACTTGATGCTTTCTGCCATGCGGGAAGTTTTGGGCACGCACATTGGGCAGAAAGGTTCTTACCTCAACGACGAAGTGCTTCGTTTTGACTTCTCGCATTTTGCGAAGGTAACAGACGAAGAACTGCAAAAAATTGAAGACCGCGTGAATGAAAAAATTCGTGAGGACATTGCATTGGACGAAAGAAGAAATGTGCCGATCCAGCAGGCGCTGGACCAAGGGGCGACGGCAACTTTTGGCGAAAAATACGGCGATTTTGTTCGTCTGATCATTTTTGACCCGACTTACTCTTTCGAACTTTGCGGCGGAACTCACATTCCCTCAACGGGACAGATCGGCGTTTTCAAGTTTATTTCAGAAGGCTCGGTTTCTGCAGGTGTGCGTCGCGTCGAAGCTGTTACGGGCGCGAAAGCGCTGGATATTATGCGCCATCAGGAGGAAACTTTGAACAAAATAAAAGACTTGCTGAAAAATCCTACTGACCTCGTTAAGGCTGTGGAAAGCTTGCTGGAAGAGCGTAACGGTTTGCAGAAAAGGATCGTTTCTCTGGAAAATGAGAAGATCCAGTCGCTGAAATCTACATTGGTTGACACTATGAAGAAGCACAGCACTTTCAACCTGATCGTTGAAAAAGTGGATGTGCCTAATGCGGATTCACTGAAACAACTATCTTACGAACTGCGCGATCAGATCGAAAACCTGATTGCTGTTTTTGGGACAGAAATAGCTGGTAAGCCGCAACTTTCGGTCTTTATTGCTGAAAATATTGTTCAGGAAACCGGCTTGAATGCTGGCAAGATTGTAAAAGATCTTGCAAAAGAAATTCGCGGCGGGGGTGGCGGTCAGCCATTCTTTGCAACGGCCGGCGGCTCGGATGTCAGCGGACTTGACGCGGCATTGGATAAGGCAAAGGGGCTTTTCTAG
- a CDS encoding zeta toxin family protein, with protein sequence MPDLFVITGPNGAGKSSNASSLIPKSSDFPVFDGDKLFYQLLDKHYKIVKVSKYARIKAEDELQVIFADQVDKAIARNEDYAYEGHFNTENSWTTIKKFQKAGYRINMVFLALENATLSLQRVAVRVSQGGHHVAPAHIYDNYFGNIKLLDQNLTLIDKLIVLDNSFVNATHILTLENRKIGFIQKDRVPVWMKNNMPELMKIIEQFDLH encoded by the coding sequence ATGCCTGATCTTTTCGTGATCACCGGCCCAAACGGTGCAGGAAAGTCATCAAATGCCAGTTCCTTAATTCCAAAATCAAGTGATTTTCCCGTTTTTGACGGTGATAAATTATTTTATCAATTGTTAGATAAGCATTATAAGATAGTCAAAGTTTCTAAATACGCGCGGATCAAGGCGGAGGATGAACTTCAAGTTATTTTTGCAGATCAAGTGGATAAAGCAATTGCAAGAAATGAGGACTATGCATATGAAGGTCATTTCAATACTGAAAATTCCTGGACAACCATCAAAAAGTTTCAAAAGGCTGGTTATAGAATCAATATGGTATTTCTAGCGCTTGAAAACGCTACTTTGTCGCTGCAGCGGGTTGCTGTAAGGGTTTCTCAGGGCGGACATCATGTTGCGCCTGCCCATATTTATGACAACTATTTTGGCAACATCAAGCTACTTGATCAAAATCTAACCTTAATAGATAAGCTTATCGTGCTTGACAATAGCTTCGTCAACGCTACCCACATTCTTACATTGGAGAATCGAAAGATTGGCTTCATTCAAAAAGATAGGGTGCCAGTTTGGATGAAAAACAATATGCCCGAACTCATGAAGATTATTGAGCAATTTGACTTACATTAA
- a CDS encoding CHRD domain-containing protein, producing the protein MRKLAFLGVFFIAAMVGCSDDDEVTDPTPVLPELKVSTTLSGANEVPANPSTATGSVDGTLDQESRILSLNIMYSDSASSDSTSTDSTFIPTAWHIHKAPSDSTGAVVIDLGTTFTSPFAFKDTLTEAQVADLKAGLYYLNIHSAKYPAGEIRGQLKAEE; encoded by the coding sequence ATGAGAAAATTAGCATTTTTGGGTGTGTTTTTTATCGCCGCGATGGTAGGATGTAGTGATGACGATGAAGTAACAGACCCGACTCCTGTATTGCCCGAACTGAAAGTAAGTACGACACTTTCCGGTGCAAACGAAGTCCCAGCTAATCCATCAACCGCGACCGGTTCAGTAGATGGTACGTTAGATCAGGAGAGCAGGATTTTAAGCTTGAACATTATGTACAGCGACTCTGCTTCGTCGGACTCAACTTCAACCGATTCGACATTTATTCCGACAGCATGGCACATTCACAAAGCTCCATCTGACTCCACGGGAGCAGTGGTCATTGATTTGGGAACAACATTTACCTCACCTTTCGCATTTAAAGACACTTTAACCGAAGCGCAGGTTGCCGACCTGAAAGCCGGTTTGTATTACCTGAACATTCATTCGGCTAAATATCCGGCGGGAGAAATCCGCGGACAGTTGAAAGCCGAGGAGTAA